Proteins from one Salmo salar chromosome ssa07, Ssal_v3.1, whole genome shotgun sequence genomic window:
- the LOC106609509 gene encoding aryl hydrocarbon receptor nuclear translocator-like protein 2 isoform X4 — translation MSKENLAAGGNDGTADKRTGPLQLGETKSLPVSRPDVITPHLERALHDAITPHLAGAMPIQELSRKRKGDVDNREDGDAQVEEEQSRSEDDDQQVKMKCFREPHSQIEKRRRDKMNTLIDELSAMIPSCNPMARKLDKLTVLRMAVQHLKALKAGASSSFTDVNYKRKPSFLPQDDLKHLVLTAADGFLFVVSCDRGKILFTSESVSKFLNYSRLELIGQSLFDYVHPKDISKVKEQLSASGLYPRERLIDAKTGLQVQDRPVGAVHLCTGAWRSFFCRMKHSRTVMKTEDKTIQPSSSKKKESQRYCTVHCTGYMRSWPSTQLDTESDDNEFSHLSCLVAVCRVHPNNACQPSLEVKVKPTQFVTRFAIDGKFTFVDQQATTVLGYLPQELLGTSCYEYFHQDDLQHLAETHRKVLRSKEKIETSCYKFKTKHGSLVMLQSQWFSFINPWTKEIEFIVSTNRVLGPSHTEAEQPSSSKLLDEESKRTILIPGISSGMATMIYAGSIGTQIANELLDSNRVNCSPSNGTSSPFCPPQDRFPMVSSHANMPNEEVTDSDTVSKPRLQSASKGATYAGSNTHMDTGESSQMDLDSMVGPGLGILSNDEAAMAVIMSLLETDANLGDAVDFDNMHWSH, via the exons ATGTCCAAAGAGAATTTAGCCGCCGGCGGCAATGACGGGACCGCAGACAAACGAACAG GACCCTTGCAGTTAGGAGAAACCAAAAGCCTTCCTGTTTCTCGGCCTGACGTGATAACACCCCACCTGGAAAGAGCCTTGCATGATGCCATAACCCCCCACCTGGCAGGAGCCATGCCAATCCAAGAGCTGTCTAGGAAACGGAAGGGGGATGTAGACAACAG GGAAGATGGTGATGCTCAAGTGGAGGAGGAACAGAGCAG ATCGGAAGACGATGATCAACAGGTGAAAATGAAATGCTTCAG GGAGCCACATAGCCAAATTGAAAAGCGGCGGAGGGACAAAATGAACACCCTTATCGACGAGCTGTCAGCCATGATCCCCTCCTGTAACCCCATGGCCAGAAAGCTTGACAAACTCACTGTACTGCGAATGGCTGTGCAGCACCTCAAAGCCCTGAAAG CAGGTGCCAGCAGCTCCTTTACTGACGTTAACTACAAACGCAAGCCTTCCTTTCTGCCTCAGGATGATCTCAAGCACCTGGTGCTCACG GCTGCAGATGGGTTCCTGTTCGTGGTGAGTTGTGACAGGGGGAAGATCCTCTTTACCTCAGAATCCGTCTCCAAGTTCCTCAACTACAGTCGG TTGGAACTAATTGGACAGAGTCTTTTTGATTATGTCCACCCGAAGGACATTAGTAAAGTGAAAGAGCAGCTGTCAGCTTCAGGATTATACCCTCGCGAACGGCTCATAGATGCCAAAA CAGGGTTACAGGTGCAGGACCGTCCTGTGGGAGCAGTTCATCTGTGTACAGGGGCATGGCGCTCCTTCTTCTGCCGCATGAAGCACAGCAGAACAGTTATGAAGACAGAAGACAAAACCATCCAGCCCAGCAGCTCCAAGAAGAAGG AGTCTCAACGATACTGCACTGTCCATTGCACTGGTTACATGCGGAGTTGGCCTTCCACCCAGCTGGATACTGAGAGCGACGATAACGAGTTCTCCCATCTGTCCTGCCTGGTCGCTGTGTGCCGCGTTCACCCTAACAATGCCTGTCAGCCCTCACTAGAGGTTAAGGTCAAACCCACCCAGTTTGTCACTCGCTTTGCAATTGATGGCAAGTTCACCTTCGTGGACCAACA AGCCACCACTGTTCTGGGCTACTTGCCACAGGAACTACTGGGGACGTCTTGTTATGAGTACTTCCACCAGGACGACCTGCAACACCTCGCAGAGACACACAGGAAAG TTCTCCGCAGTAAAGAGAAGATTGAGACCAGCTGCTACAAGTTCAAAACAAAACATGGCTCCTTGGTCATGCTTCAAAGTCAGTGGTTTAGTTTTATAAACCCGTGGACCAAAGAAATTGAGTTTATTGTGTCAACAAACCGAGTTTT GGGACCCAGTCACACAGAAGCTGAACAGCCGAGCAGCTCCAAGCTGTTGGACG AAGAGAGCAAACGTACTATCCTTATCCCTGGCATCTCCAGTGGCATGGCCACTATGATCTACGCTGGCAGCATAGGGACCCAGATAGCAAACGAGCTCTTGGACTCCAACAG GGTCAATTGTTCTCCATCGAATGGAACCTCCAGTCCCTTCTGTCCACCTCAGGACAGGTTTCCAATGGTCTCCTCTCATGCCAAC ATGCCAAATGAGGAGGTGACTGACTCAGATACAGTGAGCAAGCCTAGATTACAGTCTGCTTCAAAGGGGGCCACATACGCTGGCAGCAACACACATATGGACACAG GAGAGAGCTCCCAGATGGACCTGGACAGCATGGTGGGACCAGGCCTCGGTATCCTGAGCAACGACGAGGCTGCCATGGCCGTCATCATGAGCCTGCTGGAGACTGATGCCAACCTGGGGGACGCAGTAGACTTTGACAACATGCACTGGTCTCACTAG
- the LOC106609509 gene encoding aryl hydrocarbon receptor nuclear translocator-like protein 2 isoform X1, with translation MSKENLAAGGNDGTADKRTGPLQLGETKSLPVSRPDVITPHLERALHDAITPHLAGAMPIQELSRKRKGDVDNREDGDAQVEEEQSRSEDDDQQVKMKCFREPHSQIEKRRRDKMNTLIDELSAMIPSCNPMARKLDKLTVLRMAVQHLKALKAGASSSFTDVNYKRKPSFLPQDDLKHLVLTAADGFLFVVSCDRGKILFTSESVSKFLNYSRLELIGQSLFDYVHPKDISKVKEQLSASGLYPRERLIDAKTGLQVQDRPVGAVHLCTGAWRSFFCRMKHSRTVMKTEDKTIQPSSSKKKESQRYCTVHCTGYMRSWPSTQLDTESDDNEFSHLSCLVAVCRVHPNNACQPSLEVKVKPTQFVTRFAIDGKFTFVDQQATTVLGYLPQELLGTSCYEYFHQDDLQHLAETHRKVLRSKEKIETSCYKFKTKHGSLVMLQSQWFSFINPWTKEIEFIVSTNRVLGPSHTEAEQPSSSKLLDEESKRTILIPGISSGMATMIYAGSIGTQIANELLDSNRVNCSPSNGTSSPFCPPQDRFPMVSSHANMPNEEVTDSDTVSKPRLQSASKGATYAGSNTHMDTARSPPGESSQMDLDSMVGPGLGILSNDEAAMAVIMSLLETDANLGDAVDFDNMHWSH, from the exons ATGTCCAAAGAGAATTTAGCCGCCGGCGGCAATGACGGGACCGCAGACAAACGAACAG GACCCTTGCAGTTAGGAGAAACCAAAAGCCTTCCTGTTTCTCGGCCTGACGTGATAACACCCCACCTGGAAAGAGCCTTGCATGATGCCATAACCCCCCACCTGGCAGGAGCCATGCCAATCCAAGAGCTGTCTAGGAAACGGAAGGGGGATGTAGACAACAG GGAAGATGGTGATGCTCAAGTGGAGGAGGAACAGAGCAG ATCGGAAGACGATGATCAACAGGTGAAAATGAAATGCTTCAG GGAGCCACATAGCCAAATTGAAAAGCGGCGGAGGGACAAAATGAACACCCTTATCGACGAGCTGTCAGCCATGATCCCCTCCTGTAACCCCATGGCCAGAAAGCTTGACAAACTCACTGTACTGCGAATGGCTGTGCAGCACCTCAAAGCCCTGAAAG CAGGTGCCAGCAGCTCCTTTACTGACGTTAACTACAAACGCAAGCCTTCCTTTCTGCCTCAGGATGATCTCAAGCACCTGGTGCTCACG GCTGCAGATGGGTTCCTGTTCGTGGTGAGTTGTGACAGGGGGAAGATCCTCTTTACCTCAGAATCCGTCTCCAAGTTCCTCAACTACAGTCGG TTGGAACTAATTGGACAGAGTCTTTTTGATTATGTCCACCCGAAGGACATTAGTAAAGTGAAAGAGCAGCTGTCAGCTTCAGGATTATACCCTCGCGAACGGCTCATAGATGCCAAAA CAGGGTTACAGGTGCAGGACCGTCCTGTGGGAGCAGTTCATCTGTGTACAGGGGCATGGCGCTCCTTCTTCTGCCGCATGAAGCACAGCAGAACAGTTATGAAGACAGAAGACAAAACCATCCAGCCCAGCAGCTCCAAGAAGAAGG AGTCTCAACGATACTGCACTGTCCATTGCACTGGTTACATGCGGAGTTGGCCTTCCACCCAGCTGGATACTGAGAGCGACGATAACGAGTTCTCCCATCTGTCCTGCCTGGTCGCTGTGTGCCGCGTTCACCCTAACAATGCCTGTCAGCCCTCACTAGAGGTTAAGGTCAAACCCACCCAGTTTGTCACTCGCTTTGCAATTGATGGCAAGTTCACCTTCGTGGACCAACA AGCCACCACTGTTCTGGGCTACTTGCCACAGGAACTACTGGGGACGTCTTGTTATGAGTACTTCCACCAGGACGACCTGCAACACCTCGCAGAGACACACAGGAAAG TTCTCCGCAGTAAAGAGAAGATTGAGACCAGCTGCTACAAGTTCAAAACAAAACATGGCTCCTTGGTCATGCTTCAAAGTCAGTGGTTTAGTTTTATAAACCCGTGGACCAAAGAAATTGAGTTTATTGTGTCAACAAACCGAGTTTT GGGACCCAGTCACACAGAAGCTGAACAGCCGAGCAGCTCCAAGCTGTTGGACG AAGAGAGCAAACGTACTATCCTTATCCCTGGCATCTCCAGTGGCATGGCCACTATGATCTACGCTGGCAGCATAGGGACCCAGATAGCAAACGAGCTCTTGGACTCCAACAG GGTCAATTGTTCTCCATCGAATGGAACCTCCAGTCCCTTCTGTCCACCTCAGGACAGGTTTCCAATGGTCTCCTCTCATGCCAAC ATGCCAAATGAGGAGGTGACTGACTCAGATACAGTGAGCAAGCCTAGATTACAGTCTGCTTCAAAGGGGGCCACATACGCTGGCAGCAACACACATATGGACACAG CCCGTTCTCCCCCAGGAGAGAGCTCCCAGATGGACCTGGACAGCATGGTGGGACCAGGCCTCGGTATCCTGAGCAACGACGAGGCTGCCATGGCCGTCATCATGAGCCTGCTGGAGACTGATGCCAACCTGGGGGACGCAGTAGACTTTGACAACATGCACTGGTCTCACTAG